Proteins co-encoded in one Holophagales bacterium genomic window:
- the brxC gene encoding BREX system P-loop protein BrxC — MTMKNREVFQTDPLELRLVNNGVAKVGDDATAEELKTLRYELETFVCEKQYARGLQRILDGFLAALGKEEQKAVWVSGFFGSGKSHLVKMLRALWVDQELPGGARARGLAHLTNDLKASLKDLSTQGKRLGGLHAAGGTLGSGAGGSIRLALLGVVFRSAGLPESFAHGRFVLYLRKHGWYDKVKREVEKAGKEFEKELRNLYVSPVLAKALLAVDPNFAESEAKARLLLKEEFPSRDEISEDDMIHAIHEALDVDGKLPLTLVVLDEVQQWIGDDPARSSQVNNLAECLAKRFGARVLLVATGQTALSGTPVLQKIQDRFPVKIELSDADVETVIRKIVLAKKPDKADAVEKLLDRCSGEVSRHLTETKIGPRPEDEETRVVDYPLLPVRRRFWEKVLRAVDRAGTSGQLRTQLRVVHEAVQQTAEAPLGTVVPADFVYASRATELIQTGVLLREIHERIEKLADGTADGSLASRLASLVFLIGRLPREKGIDDGVRADSDTLANLLVEDLTAGGNDLRRRVPKVLEALVKAGHLMKVDDEYRLQTKEGSAWDAAYREALGRVQADEPKMAGLRRDALEGALKDLLGGIAVSQGKSKVRRVAELSFGPDKPSGTKGGIPVWVRDGWNEDEKGVVADVHSLGTGAPLVVVFVPKKRSEELKKALAACKAAEETLHARGMPTTDEGREARRGMEGTFDARRQEVDGLVAEIVDEARVYLAGAPAPLEGEDLADTVTEAVGSALARLYPRFGEGDDPKWEQVFTKAKGGSPDALEAVGHKGAVEAHPVTAALLGAIGSGRKGSDLRKQFGDAPYGWPQDTIDGGLFALLAGERLRATLQGQAMGVNLDGTKLGPAEFRLEQAVVTPQQKVALRGLFQGVGLSAKPGEEVAAAAAFLSELRRRAEAAGGEPPLPERPSLTKVSELAALSGNEQLIALFEAKTDLAALAKTWKERADEIARRHPAWEALGCLLAHAAPLPVAVEVEPQVEAIRSGRRLLDTPDPVPPLSARLVDALRVELKARYTAWRERFESETKTLEADASWQKLSPADRTAILASCGVIELPAPKAGTPEELLASLDAASLADWTERLHALPSRFAEARAEAARRIAPKAVHVKLPPATLHDDAEVEKWLEEARRLLKEKLATGPVIV, encoded by the coding sequence ATGACGATGAAGAACCGTGAGGTCTTCCAGACGGATCCCCTCGAGCTCCGCCTCGTCAACAACGGCGTCGCAAAGGTCGGGGACGACGCCACCGCCGAGGAGCTGAAGACGCTCCGGTACGAGCTCGAGACCTTCGTCTGCGAGAAGCAGTACGCCCGGGGCCTGCAGCGGATCCTCGACGGTTTCCTCGCCGCCCTCGGCAAGGAAGAGCAGAAGGCCGTCTGGGTGAGCGGCTTCTTCGGCAGCGGCAAGTCGCACCTCGTCAAGATGCTCCGGGCGCTCTGGGTCGACCAGGAGCTTCCGGGCGGTGCGCGCGCCCGCGGCCTCGCGCACCTGACGAACGACCTGAAAGCCTCTCTCAAAGACCTCTCGACCCAGGGCAAGCGGCTCGGCGGCCTCCACGCCGCGGGCGGCACGCTCGGGTCCGGCGCCGGCGGCAGCATCCGCCTCGCCCTCCTCGGCGTCGTCTTTCGCTCGGCCGGCCTCCCGGAGAGCTTTGCCCACGGCCGCTTCGTCCTCTACCTGAGGAAGCACGGCTGGTACGACAAGGTGAAGCGGGAGGTCGAGAAGGCGGGGAAGGAGTTCGAGAAGGAGCTCCGGAACCTCTACGTCTCGCCCGTCCTCGCCAAGGCGCTCCTGGCGGTCGACCCGAACTTCGCCGAGAGCGAGGCGAAAGCCCGCCTCCTCCTGAAGGAGGAGTTCCCGAGCAGGGACGAGATCAGCGAAGACGACATGATCCACGCCATCCATGAGGCGCTCGACGTGGACGGCAAGCTCCCGCTGACCCTCGTCGTCCTCGACGAGGTCCAGCAGTGGATCGGCGACGACCCGGCGCGCAGCTCCCAGGTCAACAACCTCGCGGAATGCCTCGCGAAGAGGTTCGGCGCGCGCGTCCTCCTCGTCGCGACCGGCCAGACGGCGCTCTCGGGGACGCCCGTCCTCCAGAAGATCCAGGACCGCTTCCCGGTGAAGATCGAGCTCTCCGACGCCGACGTCGAGACGGTTATCCGCAAGATCGTCCTTGCCAAGAAGCCCGACAAGGCCGACGCCGTCGAGAAGCTCCTCGACCGCTGCAGCGGCGAGGTCTCGCGGCACCTCACCGAAACGAAGATCGGCCCCCGCCCCGAGGACGAGGAGACCCGCGTCGTCGACTACCCGCTCCTCCCCGTGAGGCGCCGCTTCTGGGAGAAGGTTCTCCGCGCTGTCGACCGGGCCGGCACGTCGGGGCAGCTCCGCACGCAGCTCCGGGTCGTCCACGAGGCGGTCCAGCAGACGGCGGAGGCCCCCCTCGGCACGGTCGTCCCGGCCGACTTCGTCTACGCCAGCCGGGCGACGGAGCTGATCCAGACGGGCGTCCTCCTCCGCGAGATCCACGAGAGGATCGAGAAGCTGGCAGACGGCACCGCCGACGGCTCCCTCGCCTCGCGCCTCGCGTCGCTCGTCTTCCTCATCGGCCGCCTCCCGCGCGAGAAGGGAATCGACGACGGCGTCCGCGCCGACTCCGACACCCTCGCGAACCTCCTCGTCGAAGACCTGACGGCCGGCGGCAACGACCTTCGCCGCCGCGTGCCCAAAGTCCTCGAAGCCCTCGTGAAGGCCGGCCACCTGATGAAGGTGGACGACGAGTACCGCCTCCAGACGAAGGAGGGGAGCGCCTGGGATGCCGCCTACCGCGAGGCCCTCGGCCGCGTCCAGGCCGACGAGCCGAAGATGGCCGGGCTCCGCCGCGACGCCCTCGAGGGGGCGCTGAAGGACCTCCTCGGCGGGATCGCCGTCAGCCAGGGGAAGTCGAAGGTCCGCCGCGTCGCCGAGCTCTCGTTCGGGCCGGACAAGCCCTCGGGGACGAAGGGCGGCATCCCGGTCTGGGTCCGCGACGGCTGGAACGAGGACGAGAAGGGCGTCGTCGCCGACGTCCACTCCCTCGGCACCGGCGCCCCGCTCGTCGTCGTCTTCGTCCCGAAGAAGCGGAGCGAGGAGCTGAAGAAGGCCCTCGCCGCTTGCAAGGCGGCGGAGGAGACGCTCCACGCCCGGGGGATGCCGACGACCGACGAGGGGCGCGAGGCCCGCCGGGGGATGGAGGGGACCTTCGACGCGCGCCGGCAGGAAGTCGACGGCCTCGTCGCCGAGATCGTCGACGAAGCCCGCGTCTACCTCGCCGGCGCCCCGGCCCCGCTCGAGGGCGAAGACCTCGCCGACACCGTGACGGAGGCCGTCGGGTCGGCCCTCGCCCGCCTCTACCCGCGCTTCGGCGAGGGCGACGACCCGAAGTGGGAGCAGGTCTTCACGAAGGCGAAGGGCGGGAGCCCCGACGCACTCGAAGCCGTCGGGCACAAGGGGGCGGTCGAGGCCCATCCCGTCACGGCTGCGCTCCTCGGGGCGATCGGCTCCGGTCGGAAGGGGAGCGACCTGCGCAAGCAGTTCGGCGACGCCCCGTACGGCTGGCCGCAGGACACGATCGACGGCGGCCTCTTCGCCCTCCTCGCCGGCGAGCGGCTGCGCGCCACGCTCCAGGGGCAGGCGATGGGCGTGAACCTCGACGGGACGAAGCTCGGCCCCGCCGAGTTCCGGCTCGAGCAGGCCGTCGTCACGCCCCAGCAGAAGGTCGCGCTCCGCGGCCTCTTCCAGGGCGTCGGCCTCTCGGCGAAGCCGGGAGAGGAGGTCGCCGCGGCGGCCGCGTTCCTCTCCGAGCTGCGCAGGCGCGCCGAGGCCGCGGGCGGCGAGCCGCCCCTCCCCGAGCGCCCGTCGCTCACGAAGGTCTCCGAGCTCGCGGCGCTTTCCGGTAACGAGCAGCTGATCGCCCTCTTCGAGGCGAAGACCGATCTCGCCGCCCTCGCGAAGACGTGGAAGGAGCGCGCCGACGAGATCGCCCGCCGCCACCCGGCGTGGGAAGCCCTCGGGTGCCTCCTCGCGCACGCCGCGCCCCTTCCGGTCGCGGTCGAGGTCGAGCCCCAGGTCGAGGCGATCCGGAGCGGCCGCCGCCTCCTCGACACGCCCGATCCCGTCCCGCCTCTCTCGGCTCGGCTCGTCGACGCCCTCCGCGTCGAGCTGAAGGCCCGGTACACCGCCTGGCGAGAGCGGTTCGAGAGCGAGACGAAGACGCTCGAGGCCGACGCCTCCTGGCAGAAGCTCTCCCCGGCCGACCGCACCGCGATCCTCGCCTCCTGCGGTGTCATCGAGCTGCCCGCGCCGAAGGCGGGCACCCCCGAGGAGCTGCTCGCTTCCCTCGACGCAGCATCCCTCGCCGACTGGACCGAGCGCCTCCACGCCCTCCCGTCCCGCTTCGCCGAGGCCCGCGCCGAGGCGGCGCGGCGGATAGCGCCGAAGGCCGTCCACGTCAAGCTCCCTCCGGCGACCCTTCACGACGACGCCGAGGTCGAGAAGTGGCTCGAGGAGGCCCGGCGGCTCCTGAAGGAGAAGCTCGCGACCGGCCCCGTCATCGTCTGA
- a CDS encoding acyl-CoA dehydrogenase family protein, with amino-acid sequence MSMTSIYFGEEHESFRRTVRQFLESEIAPYAREWEEARRIPREAFRRMGDLGFLGILFPEELGGTGASIFHALAFLEELPRSLMGGFVAAVSVQQFIATGAIHLHGTREQKRRWLAPSIAGTKVGAIAISEPDTGSDVAAIRTTARRDGDSWVIDGAKTWITNGVEGDFVVVACRTDRDAGAGGLSLIVVEADAPGFSRSKLRKMGWHSSDTGELTFESVRVPLGNLVGGENEGFYLIMETFVLERLVTAATSVGSTRLALEETRKYVLARHAFGRPIGKFQAIRHRLADLYAELEAAAQLVYHAAWLHEKGENPVAEACMAKLLATELSKKTADECLQFFGGYGTVEEYPIERFFRDSRFGTIVAGTSEIMREVIAKAAIDGFVFPKREATEADAAAAEHPANGPAHGPIEEPPPPDAAGPVLDGAGNPFAADAVSPDVFEADVTDTLEAVFAETRPLVRAEAAPELVPELVAEPVPDRVPEAGVEAPLEVAPAIRPPALPRPSGWEPVTLPGVMPSVAIKLQIPTNVAELFETLPLRFRADRAAGWSARFHFRFKDVARSDWTVVIEDGSCRALEGHEGTADCVVTTTEKTYLGIESGQQSPETAFLLGKVKVSNVGAMTRFGRLFRKIAA; translated from the coding sequence GCACGAGAGCTTCCGCCGGACGGTCCGTCAGTTCCTCGAAAGTGAGATCGCGCCCTATGCCCGGGAGTGGGAAGAGGCGCGCAGGATTCCGCGCGAGGCGTTCCGCCGGATGGGCGATCTCGGCTTCCTGGGGATCCTCTTCCCCGAGGAGCTGGGCGGTACGGGAGCGTCCATTTTCCACGCGCTCGCCTTCCTCGAGGAGCTTCCGCGTTCCCTGATGGGGGGCTTCGTCGCGGCGGTCTCGGTGCAGCAGTTCATCGCCACGGGGGCGATCCACCTTCACGGCACGCGGGAGCAGAAGCGGCGCTGGCTCGCACCGTCGATCGCCGGGACGAAGGTCGGTGCGATCGCCATCTCCGAGCCCGACACCGGCTCCGACGTCGCCGCGATCCGGACGACGGCCAGGAGGGACGGCGACTCCTGGGTCATCGACGGGGCGAAGACCTGGATCACGAACGGCGTCGAGGGCGACTTCGTCGTCGTGGCCTGCCGCACCGACAGGGACGCGGGCGCAGGGGGCCTGAGCCTGATCGTCGTCGAGGCCGACGCGCCCGGTTTCTCCCGCAGCAAGCTCCGGAAGATGGGATGGCACTCGTCCGACACGGGCGAGCTGACGTTCGAGAGCGTCCGCGTCCCGCTCGGCAACCTCGTCGGCGGCGAGAACGAGGGCTTCTACCTCATCATGGAGACGTTCGTCCTCGAGCGGCTCGTCACGGCGGCGACCTCGGTCGGGAGCACGCGGCTCGCCCTCGAGGAGACCCGGAAGTACGTCCTGGCGCGCCACGCGTTCGGGAGGCCGATCGGGAAGTTCCAGGCGATCCGCCACCGGCTCGCCGACCTGTACGCCGAGCTGGAGGCGGCTGCCCAGCTCGTCTACCACGCGGCCTGGCTCCACGAGAAGGGAGAGAACCCGGTCGCCGAGGCGTGCATGGCCAAGCTCCTCGCCACGGAGCTGTCGAAGAAGACGGCCGACGAGTGCCTCCAGTTCTTCGGAGGCTACGGGACGGTCGAGGAGTACCCGATCGAGCGCTTCTTCCGCGACTCCCGCTTCGGGACGATCGTCGCCGGGACGAGCGAGATCATGCGCGAGGTCATCGCGAAGGCGGCCATCGACGGCTTCGTTTTCCCGAAGCGCGAGGCCACCGAGGCCGACGCGGCGGCCGCGGAACACCCGGCCAACGGGCCTGCTCATGGTCCGATCGAGGAGCCGCCGCCCCCGGATGCCGCCGGACCGGTCCTGGACGGCGCGGGCAACCCGTTCGCGGCCGACGCCGTCTCCCCGGACGTCTTCGAGGCGGACGTGACCGACACGCTCGAGGCCGTCTTCGCCGAGACCCGGCCCCTGGTGAGAGCGGAGGCGGCTCCGGAGCTCGTTCCGGAGCTCGTCGCCGAGCCCGTTCCCGACCGCGTTCCCGAGGCCGGCGTCGAGGCACCCTTGGAGGTCGCCCCGGCGATTCGGCCGCCGGCCCTTCCGCGCCCGTCTGGCTGGGAGCCGGTGACCCTCCCCGGCGTCATGCCGTCCGTCGCGATCAAGCTCCAGATCCCGACGAACGTCGCGGAGCTCTTCGAGACCCTCCCGCTGCGGTTCCGGGCGGATCGCGCGGCCGGCTGGAGCGCCCGCTTCCACTTCCGCTTCAAGGACGTCGCGCGATCCGACTGGACCGTCGTCATCGAGGACGGCAGCTGCCGCGCCCTCGAGGGGCACGAGGGGACCGCGGACTGCGTCGTGACGACGACGGAGAAGACCTACCTCGGCATCGAGAGCGGGCAGCAGTCGCCCGAGACGGCGTTCCTCCTCGGCAAGGTGAAGGTCTCGAACGTGGGCGCGATGACCCGCTTCGGCAGGCTCTTCCGGAAGATCGCGGCGTGA
- a CDS encoding LysR family transcriptional regulator, with product MAQLLETIGRTGSLRVAADELKMSYMHAWGLVGTMNRGFRDPLVELSRGGAVRGGARLTARGEEVLGLYREMEAEARRAVASRWRRLRRLLS from the coding sequence ATGGCGCAGCTCCTCGAGACGATCGGCCGGACGGGGAGCCTGCGGGTCGCCGCCGACGAGCTGAAGATGTCCTACATGCACGCGTGGGGCCTCGTGGGGACGATGAACCGGGGTTTCCGCGACCCTCTCGTCGAGCTCTCCCGCGGCGGCGCGGTGCGCGGGGGCGCCCGGCTCACCGCGCGGGGCGAGGAGGTCCTGGGCCTCTACCGGGAGATGGAGGCCGAGGCCCGGCGCGCCGTGGCCTCGCGCTGGAGGCGCCTGCGGCGCCTTCTCTCCTGA
- a CDS encoding TonB-dependent receptor translates to MRKAALHLTLCASCLSLATLPARADEEPPAYETYALARVTVTAEADAVDETALTVAVTAEEIKARNAKNVAEALAGVPGLRVSTGRKNEPTVYVHGFDQSRVQVLIDGVPYYEANYGKLDLAQIPTDNVARIEITKGAASVLAGANALGGTINIISKTAGTTPHTEALVEGGDYSTGRFTATHGQRRGAMSYWLNVSGQTSDGTPVSGSFEPKVGTIAQKNPTKNTPAILEDGGSRESSDTKSLNAWAKVGWEPSAATALFVNLHYFDRDKGVPPSTDSVQVFLKRPAFSQFNQIPTYRDLGVDLDGRHQLAPGLTLKAKGFYHEHVDDLVSYKDAEHREQIAVSRYDDTLAGGNLLGEWQVAPSNTLRFSAHLKDDTHRERDDAYLPFAESSAITGSVGLEDSMDFSKSLSAVAGVSADWFDVSNATRNVTDGSTGDFVRQDPLATPSDSQVNPMAGLVWRGTSGTVVNAAIARKSRFPTLSQLYSTKNGNTALESEKSLNTTLSVSHPLGPTARLELGGFYYDVRNLITRNGSGSLNIYQNIGQVRMAGFETVVEVTPLPDLSLRADYTYVHSADESDGRVTDDVTNVPAHKAGFLASYTVPGPKTLLDLDAVYVGSMYTSLPSPIYPNDPVKEIDGYFLLGAKVTQEVVKGVRLHVAVRNLLDADYESEAGFPGQGRTFAFGAATTF, encoded by the coding sequence GTGAGAAAAGCCGCCCTTCACCTGACCCTGTGCGCGTCGTGCCTGAGCCTCGCCACCCTGCCCGCCCGCGCGGACGAAGAGCCCCCGGCCTACGAGACCTACGCTCTCGCCCGCGTCACCGTCACGGCCGAGGCCGACGCGGTGGACGAAACGGCCCTCACCGTCGCCGTGACGGCCGAGGAGATCAAGGCCCGCAACGCGAAGAACGTCGCCGAAGCGCTTGCTGGCGTCCCAGGGTTGCGCGTCTCGACCGGCCGCAAGAACGAGCCGACGGTCTACGTCCACGGCTTCGACCAGAGCCGCGTCCAGGTCCTCATCGACGGCGTCCCGTACTACGAGGCGAACTACGGCAAGCTCGACCTCGCGCAGATCCCGACCGACAACGTCGCCCGGATCGAGATCACGAAGGGCGCCGCGTCGGTCCTCGCCGGAGCGAACGCCCTCGGCGGGACGATCAACATCATCAGCAAGACCGCCGGGACGACCCCTCATACGGAGGCCCTCGTCGAGGGGGGCGACTACTCCACCGGCCGGTTCACGGCGACTCACGGCCAGCGGCGTGGAGCGATGAGCTACTGGCTGAACGTCTCCGGCCAGACGAGCGACGGGACGCCGGTCTCCGGCTCCTTCGAGCCGAAGGTCGGGACGATCGCGCAGAAGAACCCGACGAAGAACACGCCGGCGATCCTGGAGGACGGAGGGAGCCGGGAGAGCTCGGACACGAAATCGCTGAACGCCTGGGCGAAGGTGGGCTGGGAGCCGTCGGCCGCCACCGCACTCTTCGTGAACCTCCACTACTTCGACCGCGACAAGGGGGTGCCTCCCTCGACCGACAGCGTGCAGGTCTTCCTGAAGCGGCCCGCGTTCTCCCAGTTCAACCAGATCCCGACCTACCGCGACCTCGGCGTCGACCTCGACGGCAGGCACCAGCTCGCCCCGGGCCTCACGCTGAAGGCGAAGGGCTTCTACCACGAGCACGTCGACGACCTCGTCTCGTACAAGGACGCGGAGCACCGCGAGCAGATCGCGGTGAGCCGCTACGACGACACGCTCGCGGGGGGCAACCTCCTCGGCGAGTGGCAGGTGGCGCCCTCGAACACCCTGCGCTTCTCGGCGCACCTGAAGGACGACACGCACCGCGAGCGCGACGACGCCTACCTCCCGTTCGCCGAGTCGAGCGCGATCACCGGGTCGGTCGGGCTCGAGGACTCGATGGACTTCTCCAAGAGCCTCTCGGCCGTCGCGGGAGTCTCGGCCGACTGGTTCGACGTCTCGAACGCGACGCGCAACGTGACGGACGGCTCGACGGGCGACTTCGTGAGGCAGGACCCGCTCGCGACGCCCAGCGACTCGCAGGTCAACCCGATGGCGGGCCTCGTCTGGCGCGGGACGTCCGGGACCGTCGTGAACGCCGCGATCGCGCGCAAGAGCCGGTTCCCGACCCTCTCGCAGCTCTACTCGACGAAGAACGGGAACACGGCGCTCGAGTCCGAGAAGAGCCTCAACACGACCCTCAGCGTCTCTCATCCGCTCGGGCCGACCGCGAGGCTGGAGCTCGGCGGCTTCTACTACGACGTCCGGAACCTGATCACGCGGAACGGATCGGGCAGCCTGAACATCTACCAGAACATCGGGCAGGTGAGGATGGCCGGCTTCGAGACGGTCGTCGAGGTCACCCCGCTCCCCGATCTCTCCCTCCGCGCGGACTACACCTACGTCCATTCCGCGGACGAGAGCGACGGGCGGGTCACCGACGACGTGACGAACGTCCCGGCCCACAAGGCGGGCTTCCTCGCGTCGTACACGGTGCCGGGTCCGAAGACACTCCTCGACCTCGACGCCGTCTACGTCGGCTCGATGTACACGAGCCTCCCGTCGCCCATCTACCCGAACGACCCCGTCAAGGAGATCGACGGCTACTTCCTCCTCGGCGCGAAGGTGACGCAGGAGGTCGTGAAGGGGGTCCGCCTCCACGTCGCCGTCCGGAACCTCCTCGACGCCGACTACGAGAGCGAGGCGGGCTTCCCCGGCCAGGGTCGAACCTTCGCGTTCGGGGCCGCGACGACGTTCTGA
- a CDS encoding CoA transferase, translated as MLPGAVLVRNLVDLGARVIKIEDPHAGDPMRVTPPLVSGTGVGFLAFFRGVESVALDLKTPAGAATLRKMARHADVLVESFRPGTLDRWDLGYERLAAQNPGLVVVSLSSFGSEGADAGRIGHDLNFTAVTGFLSELPPGDLPRVQVADVSAGLLAVSSTLAALLLKHRSGRGLHVEQPLVAGPLPFLTWSFAEVGAGGGGVLDGILAGKCPAYRTYGCADGARVALGAIEPKFWEALCEMAGIPEHAGDGLDTGEAGADAAARLGSVFASRSRADWMELARALGIPLTPVNDLAAARDELAARMERTSLPGGGVMATPAAYLGLPGLRRPHAPAPALGADTGRVLHELGFTAEEIAAVTG; from the coding sequence ATGCTTCCCGGGGCCGTCCTCGTGAGGAACCTGGTCGACCTCGGGGCGCGCGTCATCAAGATCGAGGATCCGCACGCAGGAGACCCGATGCGGGTCACGCCGCCCCTCGTGAGCGGCACCGGCGTGGGCTTTCTCGCCTTCTTCCGCGGCGTCGAGTCGGTGGCGCTCGACCTGAAGACGCCTGCCGGCGCCGCGACGCTCCGGAAGATGGCGCGGCACGCCGACGTTCTCGTGGAGAGCTTCCGCCCGGGGACGCTCGACCGGTGGGACCTCGGGTACGAGCGGCTCGCCGCCCAGAATCCCGGCCTCGTCGTCGTCTCCCTTTCGAGCTTCGGCTCGGAGGGCGCGGACGCGGGCCGCATCGGGCACGACCTGAACTTCACGGCCGTCACGGGCTTCCTCTCGGAGCTCCCCCCGGGAGACCTTCCGCGCGTCCAGGTGGCCGACGTCAGCGCGGGGCTCCTGGCCGTGTCGTCCACCCTGGCGGCGCTCCTCCTGAAGCACCGCAGCGGACGGGGCCTCCACGTCGAGCAGCCGCTCGTGGCCGGGCCGCTGCCGTTTCTCACCTGGTCTTTCGCAGAGGTCGGAGCGGGCGGTGGCGGAGTCCTCGACGGGATCCTCGCGGGGAAGTGCCCGGCCTACCGGACCTACGGCTGCGCCGACGGCGCCCGGGTGGCGCTCGGAGCCATCGAGCCGAAGTTCTGGGAGGCGCTCTGCGAGATGGCGGGGATTCCCGAGCACGCCGGGGACGGCCTCGACACCGGCGAGGCGGGGGCCGATGCCGCAGCGCGCCTGGGAAGTGTCTTCGCGTCCCGTTCCCGGGCCGACTGGATGGAGCTCGCCCGGGCGCTCGGCATCCCGCTGACGCCGGTGAACGACCTCGCCGCGGCGCGTGACGAGCTGGCGGCGCGCATGGAGCGGACGTCGCTGCCCGGGGGCGGCGTCATGGCGACTCCCGCCGCCTATCTCGGATTGCCCGGGCTGAGGCGCCCGCACGCTCCCGCGCCGGCGCTCGGCGCCGACACCGGGCGCGTCCTCCACGAGCTCGGGTTCACCGCGGAGGAGATCGCCGCCGTCACCGGGTGA